TGAGtgctaaaataggcctattgacatgattgatgtTGCTTATGATataacatgatacatattatgtGAGATACAGCTACAAATATAGATGATTTGACATCATAACTTTgataacattttatgttatataatATGTATTCCTTTGTCATGATACACTTTGCGTtacaaaacaatatcaaaaaaaGGATCTCAAATGCAGTATGCAAATTGGCTAAAGTGTAGATTTGGCTAAAGTGCCATCTACACACGTTCAAGATGATAACCAACTGTTGATGTGGAGAATAATATTTCTGTAGTAGATGACTTCCCAATCCATGCATCAGGCAGAAGCTCCTATAATATGTATTCATTGGTCATGAATCATGATACATATTTGTATTATAAAACAATATAAAGAATCTCAAATGCATTATAGAGTCACTCTTGCTCCATCCTACAGCGATCAAACTGGCTAAGGTGTAGACACAATTAAACGCCGTCTACACAAGTTCAAGTTGATAAGCAATTGTCGACGTGGAGAATGTCCAATTTCCTTTTAAGTATAGACACGGTTAAGCGCCGTCTATACAAGTTCAACTAACACAGCCATGGTAAGCACAAGAGAATAATAATTTCTGTAGTAGATGACTTCCAAATCCATGCATCGGTGAGAAGATCATTACAACGAATGCAGTTAAGGGTGAGATTCATGATGCATAATTATAAAGATGCATGTGTCTGTGGAGAATTTGCAAATTTCCACGTGGTAACATGTTAGGATGCAAATTTTTGTTACATTAAGGCCAGTGTGCTTATAAAATACTTCATAACATTAGTCTTAAAATTCTataatgaattttatgaattacATAAATGTTATAGTATACTCTATTTGAGTTATGGCTTATTTGGGTTTTTTAATCCAAAGCCATTAATTTAACCATTTTGatttcaacaaaaacaaaacagaaaacaaaagaaaacaagaaagcgAAAAAAAACCACCACCCGAACTGTGGTCTTaacatttatacatgtttacCTGCTCATCATTGTTCAAGAAACCGTAGGAAAAGTAACAAAATATGTTTACCTACTACctataataaatattataatagTTAAGAGAGAactacatgcataggcctataagAAAAATGACCAACAAATGACAAAACAAATAAATGGTCACAATAGTTACAATCATAATGCACAACAATAGGAACGACTCATTCTGCGGTAAAATCTGACTGATATTCTTAGTCATTAACAGGCATGACTGATGTACAATTTATACCAAACCATGTCAATATACACTAGTTTCAGTATAGAATTCTAACTTGTCCAGAGTTACCTTTTCCACTTGGAATTAAAATACAATCCCACAATTTGGTTGATTGGGATTACTATTATCTTGGTGCAGGCGTGCAAGCGATAACCATTAACCAGCTGAGCATAAACAATTGAAGTCCGATGTATTGTAAAAAAGGCGTCGTTCTGCCATGTAGTCATAATCTGGACCAATTAAACCCCGTAGTTACCAGGAAAGGCTTGATTAGATTTGCTATTTGAGGGTAAAAACCTAAGATCATAACcagaatatcttcaaaatgatatACTACTTCAAGTGAAGTTaccaaacatattttttcttGTCTCTGATCTTGACGCAAACTGAGCTGCAAGGGGTACTACATCAATGTCATCTAGCACTAATTTGTGAATGTTGCAGACTGCACAAGAGTTCAGCCTTGTTTGTGTCATTGTGCTCCGCAGCCACGTTTTCAGGCGTCTGAGTGCAGAGAAGCTACGCTCACATTCACATGATGTTACTGGGCACACCAGCATCAACTTCAGAAGAGACTTCACATCTGGGAAAAGAGCTCTAACATCTGCAGACATGTTTTGGTATGCTCTGGTTGCACCTTCTATTGTCGTTGCTTTGGATGTGTGAAGAAACATGTCAAGCTGGGTCTTGAATGCAGTGAGATTGGTATTGAACTCAGGATATTTATGCAAAATGTCCTGGTCAACAATTCCTGTATCGAATAAAGATATAAAACCGAATATTTGGTTAATTGGAGCGATCATTAAAGCAAAGTACACTGTTGGGAAACATACACATATTACGTTTATAAGTCGTTTGAAATATCTATAAACATAAGAAAAGAATTTTACATACCTGTGGTTATAATTTCTTCTAGCTTCTGATAGTCTTGCAGATCTGCCTTTGAACCTTCACCAAATCTGTCAGAGAGGTTGTTCATCATACCATCTACAAGTTGAAAGTAGGCCATTCTGAAGTGTTCTACCGCCGATTCAGCATGGTGCGCAGCTGCAGGTCCTGTAAATCGTGCTGGTGGTCTTCGTCGTCTTGGGACTGCCAGTGGATTGAGATCGAGCTTGGTTATTAAATCAGAAGTTTCAGTGAAAATTGATTCAAATACAGTAGCTTCACGCAGTTCTTTCAGCTCTGTCATAACTGTGTTTACAGCACTTTTCATCCCTGAAAGTGAATGCAACAAATAAAGAACGACAATTAGTGTTTGTTCAAGAAAGTTGTGTCTGCATTGTCATTTTGCTTTTGTATTTCATTCATCAGCAATAATTTCATCTtgtttaattagttaattaaaataatataatttaactcaattaaaacttaaaatgtttataaaacttACACAACTCATTTAGCTTAATCTAAGTTTATAAGTGTGCAAAATTATGCCGACTTTCTTGCCCTCAATCGCCCATTTGTAATCATAGTTGTATTAAtaactgaaaaacaaacaaatgtatAAATACAGCACATTATGAGTAAAGACGTTGTTTTTATTTGATACCTGACATTGTTGCTGTCCGCGCTTGAAGTCCAGCATTAAGTGTTTCCAAGAGAGCCAATGGTTTGTTTACCATCCTTAAAGCCAGCAAAACCTCTCCCTTCTGGAACCTGTCCAGGAGACCGTTGGCCTTTGTTGCCGTGTCGCTTGTGCTGGATTGCGCCATTGTCTCCAAACTATCGAGTACGACCTTGTAATTATTTACTACCGATTCTACTGCCGACTGCCGACATAGCCAACGTGTTGGACACAATGGTCTAATAGAAGCCGTGCTGGTGCCAGGTTGTAGCTCACTTGCGATGTCCTTGAAGATGGtctgaaatgaaaaagaaatacaAGATAGCCTTGTGAAACTTAACGTTTCATTCTCTTTTAGCCATACTCACACCATATTTTAATGCTGCCTTCTTTGCCATCTTTGGCATTAATTTATGATCATGATGACGGCTGCTGATCCCCAATGTCCGGGTACAAGTAGGTAGGCCTATTGTACCTGTATCCGTTGTATATACGAGTCTATGTTATTACGTGGATAATTAAATCATGCAGGAAAATAGAAATAGTGAGGCACAATATCTGATATCTCAAAGCTTCTCAAAAGGCCGGCATTATGAATCAAATTTTTTTACCTTATAGTTTCCAGATCTTCGATAAAGAGTACCCAAGTCTTGCACCCATTGCAATGCATCTCGCACCAATGGGGAGGATGTCACAGCATGTTGCATAACAAGATTGGAGACATGCGAGCTGCAGTGAAAGAACATCGCTAGTGGTTGTTTGCTCTTAATCTTGGCTTGGCACCCAGCATATTTGCCACTCATATTGGATGCACCGTCATAAGTTTGAGCACGCAGATTGTCGATAGACAATCCAAGACGGATGATCACATCTTCAATAATAGTAGATATCGCTTCACGGAAGATGAAGGAGCCTCATAAAGTCCAATAAAGTCTTCGTGAACATTGAGCTCGTCATCTACATGCCGAATGCAAATAGATTCTTGTTCGGCTCCGGTGATGTCTTGAGTGCCATCCACCATAACAGCATAAAACTTGTTCTTGCGAATGTCGTCAGCTACATGACGCATCGCAGCATTGCTGAAATCTTGCAGCATTTCATTCTGCCCTTGCGGAGAGGTATAATTTGTAGCACGTGCTGTATAGCTTGTCAGGTCTGGATCGTCCTCAGCTCGAAGGCGAAGTAGTTGATGGAAATTGCCCTCGTCTGCTGTGTGGCCTCTTAGTGCTAGACCTTGACGAGCAAGATATTTCACAGAGGTGTATACCTTGACCAACATTCTCCTATTGATTTCTTGCCGTTGTGATGCTTGCTCGTCAACTTGAGCAACCACTGTTGGTCTTTTCTGTGCTCTAAGCTGTTCAGCAGCGAATTTATGCGTCTCTGAACTTTCGTGCTGATGAAAGCGCCCCAGATTGTTTTTACATAGGCCAGTTACCTTTTTCCAATTTTGAAATCCAGCAGATATAAAGGCATCCTCCTTCTTGTTAGCTAAGCTCAGTAGGCCTTGCTGGTATGCTGATGTACATTTGAAGCAAAGAACACCTTTGCGTGATTTTGAATAATGCAACCAAGGCCAGGTTTTGAACCACTTTGTCTGGAAATATACAAGTTGTGTCTTCGTCTTTTTTGGTGGTATCCCTGACGTATCAACTGGTTGATATGGCTTATCGGGCAAATGGTTGGATGTTAACGCAGGCTCACATGCTGAGCTACATGACAAAGTCGGCGACTCAGTTTCATTTGGGCGGATACTGAGTGAGTTCTCTTCTGTTGAGGTCTCAATCTCACTTGTATTTGGCTCGTTTGTGCTCGCCACTTGCTCTGTTGAAGAACTTTCACTCTCGGGTGGACATCGTTGACTCGAAGAGGGCATGGCTTCAGAAGTTTCATCACATGAGGCACGTTCTGGAGTTGGAGTTTCTTCCTGCGGATCATTTGGGGATGTTCGCTGTTTCTTGTTCATGTAGTATAAAATACTCCCACGTTTTGGTGAGCTCGGTTCACTCGGTCTCTTACCAGACATCTAAAAGAAAAACATACAATCTGAAATAAATCACTGGCTTCTTTTACATTGGTTATACTGTAATACATGGGTATACTTTGTTATATGGGCTAGTTTTGGTCCCTTTCATGTTCGACTAGCCgtaatacaataaaataataataaatacaataaatacaataaattgaCTCGTCAGTATGGATAGTACTAGTACAACTTTTTGTATGATAAAGTGGGGCATACAACTCAGATTGTCTGTTTAATGGTCACATATAGATAATGATATCAGGAATTCACTTGTCACGTGCACATTTAccacatttaaaaaacaactcAGGGCTTTTCTAAACAACATCTCATAGCTGCAACTTCAATTTTTTCCATCACTGCAGCCATTTTTTTCTTGTCTCTTGTGTTAAATTGTATATAACTTTTGTGTAAACTTATTTTGAGGTTTGCTGAGTTGGGGGCACTGCGCCTTTTGGCGACAGTGCTTTCCTGTGCTTTTCAGTGCTCCCTGGCAGCTCAGGAGGCCTCCTTtatgttattttctatttttgatgtttgttgccaaatgaataaaataaataaataaaataaataataacggACACCCAACGTTGCACTGTTTCTGATAGCTACATTTTTGGAAAAATgcgtttaattttgaccaaagaaaGTGATTATGAAAAAGAGAAAACATTGGGAGGGGTAAAAGCGTTTCCTCTATTCTTagtttttgtatttgttttcttttcaaatcaacaacatGTTTTGACATTTTAAGGGTGTGGGTATTTTTAATCCCTTACTGTGGACCACAGTCTGTGGTACTGAACATTATTAATGCGTACTGCTCACATAAACCATACATACATCCGGATGCATGCAGCTTAATGTAGGGTCTTCTAACATTGCATCGTGGGAACCTCTGAAGTCGTGGCTATGAATCGAAGCGTTACAgatgaaatataaaaatagtagaaataaacaaataataacaGTTGATGAAATAATcagaaatataggcctatctatCATGAATTCATTTCATTATCTGCTCGGAGGAGCCAATATAAATAACTCTTCTCAAATGTTCATATAAAAGATAATTATACAACACACGTACTAGCCATTCTATAAACAATACCAATTTTCCAACATAACGGGAAAGTTTACGTTTTCCTCAGCACAATGTCTTTGCAAGATTTTACTATGTTTACAGCATAATGCAAATAATGTAAAGAAACATCAAATACCTTATCAGATGGCAGTAGCACCGTATATCCCGGCCTATATCATGGAAACGTGAAGATCAGTTCCGGGATCAGTTACACCACGTGCGACAATGAAGTGATATACGTTACACGAAATTCTTCGAGATGCAAGATCCTCTCGATTGCGAAGATGAACCTAGTGATGGGCTAATTAAAGTACTTTAAGTCTTGGGCAATGTTATCATTCTGAATAATTTCGGATTAGTAATTTGACTTTCTTTTAACATTAATATGATAATATTCttaaatatttatgatcaaaTTTTCCTTACCTCTCCTTCTCTCCAAGTTTCATGTGAGCAAAACTGCACTTTGTGGCATTCACGTCACGCGTAACATTGGGGGATGAGTACACGCGCATCCCCCTtgtaaaatattgggggatatatcccccatccccccaggATCTCGCCTATGATTTGCTGTACAGGTGTAAATAGATTGAAGTTTTGTAAAGTGCTTGTTCAATCATTTGCTAAAATGTTATGTTAAGATCCTAAGATCTTTGGTTTAATATGTTAAAGGTTACATT
The Amphiura filiformis chromosome 3, Afil_fr2py, whole genome shotgun sequence DNA segment above includes these coding regions:
- the LOC140147810 gene encoding 52 kDa repressor of the inhibitor of the protein kinase-like, with the translated sequence MAQSSTSDTATKANGLLDRFQKGEVLLALRMVNKPLALLETLNAGLQARTATMSGMKSAVNTVMTELKELREATVFESIFTETSDLITKLDLNPLAVPRRRRPPARFTGPAAAHHAESAVEHFRMAYFQLVDGMMNNLSDRFGEGSKADLQDYQKLEEIITTGIVDQDILHKYPEFNTNLTAFKTQLDMFLHTSKATTIEGATRAYQNMSADVRALFPDVKSLLKLMLVCPVTSCECERSFSALRRLKTWLRSTMTQTRLNSCAVCNIHKLVLDDIDVVPLAAQFASRSETRKNMFGNFT